In Afipia sp. GAS231, a single window of DNA contains:
- a CDS encoding tetratricopeptide repeat protein, with translation MNHAAAADPCDTLRDPEPRIIACTQSINSGNWTGRNQAINYTNRGNGYRDKGDLDHAIADFDEAIQIDPKHVMAFNNRGVAYNYKGDVDHAIADYNEAIRINPKFAMAFTNRGAAYRDKGDIDRAIADYSEAIRLDPGVAIALYNRGNVYRDNGKIDRAIGDYSEAIRLDPKYVMAFNNRGLAYIDKGDIERAIADYDQAILIDPKAAIAFSNRGVAYRGKGDLDRAIADYDEAIRIDPKNALAFNNRGNAHSGKCDFDRAIADYNEAIRIDPKYARAFYNRSTAYRAKGDPDRAIADYNEAVRLDPKDAVNTQELRSP, from the coding sequence TTGAATCATGCAGCCGCCGCCGACCCGTGTGATACTCTGAGAGACCCCGAGCCTCGGATCATTGCCTGTACACAGAGCATCAATTCCGGGAATTGGACCGGACGCAATCAGGCGATAAACTACACCAATCGAGGCAATGGCTATCGCGACAAGGGCGACCTGGACCACGCCATCGCCGACTTCGATGAGGCGATCCAGATCGATCCCAAACACGTCATGGCCTTCAACAATCGAGGTGTCGCCTACAACTACAAGGGCGACGTCGATCACGCCATCGCCGACTACAATGAGGCGATCCGGATCAATCCCAAATTCGCCATGGCTTTCACCAATCGAGGTGCCGCCTACCGCGACAAGGGTGACATCGACCGCGCCATCGCCGACTATAGTGAGGCGATCCGGCTCGATCCCGGCGTTGCCATTGCCTTGTACAATCGAGGTAACGTTTATCGCGACAACGGCAAGATCGACCGCGCCATTGGCGACTACAGCGAGGCAATCCGGCTCGATCCCAAATACGTCATGGCCTTCAACAATCGAGGTCTCGCCTACATCGACAAGGGCGACATCGAACGCGCCATCGCCGACTACGATCAGGCGATCCTGATCGATCCCAAAGCCGCCATCGCCTTCAGCAATCGAGGTGTCGCTTATCGCGGCAAGGGCGACCTCGACCGTGCCATTGCCGACTACGATGAGGCTATCCGGATCGATCCCAAAAACGCTCTGGCTTTCAACAATCGCGGTAACGCCCATAGCGGCAAGTGCGACTTCGATCGCGCCATCGCCGACTACAACGAGGCGATCCGGATCGATCCCAAATACGCTAGGGCCTTCTACAATCGAAGTACCGCTTATCGCGCCAAGGGTGACCCAGACCGCGCCATCGCCGATTACAATGAGGCGGTTCGGCTCGACCCCAAAGACGCCGTCAACACTCAGGAATTACGGTCACCGTAA
- the modC gene encoding molybdenum ABC transporter ATP-binding protein encodes MLRVDITKQLGEFSLEASFESQGRVTGLFGASGAGKTSLINIIAGLLRPDRGSVALDGETLDDTSARIHVPPHRRRIGYVFQDARLFPHLDIRQNLDYGRRMNRLTEDSVQHKRITDLLEIGHLLDRRPGQLSGGERQRVALGRALLSKPRLLLLDEPLGSLDEGRKVEILPYLVRLRDEGIPMVYVSHDAAELRQLATQIVMLQRGRVTALGGVKVLT; translated from the coding sequence ATGCTGCGCGTCGACATCACCAAGCAGCTCGGCGAATTCTCGCTTGAAGCCTCGTTCGAAAGCCAGGGCCGCGTCACCGGCCTGTTCGGCGCCTCCGGCGCCGGCAAGACCTCGCTGATCAACATCATCGCAGGGCTGCTGCGCCCCGATCGCGGAAGCGTCGCACTCGACGGCGAAACACTCGACGACACCTCCGCGCGCATCCACGTGCCGCCGCACCGGCGGCGGATCGGTTACGTGTTCCAGGATGCGCGGCTGTTTCCGCATCTCGATATCCGGCAAAATCTCGATTACGGCCGGCGCATGAACCGGCTCACCGAGGATTCAGTACAGCACAAGCGGATCACCGATTTGCTCGAGATCGGTCACTTGCTGGACCGCCGCCCCGGCCAGCTCTCCGGCGGCGAACGCCAGCGCGTCGCGCTCGGCCGCGCGCTGTTGTCGAAGCCGCGGCTGCTATTGCTGGACGAGCCGCTGGGCTCGCTCGACGAGGGCCGCAAGGTCGAGATCCTGCCCTATCTGGTGAGGCTGCGCGACGAAGGTATTCCGATGGTCTATGTCAGCCACGACGCGGCGGAGCTGCGCCAGCTCGCGACCCAAATCGTGATGCTGCAGCGCGGACGGGTGACCGCGCTCGGCGGGGTCAAGGTGCTGACGTAA
- the modA gene encoding molybdate ABC transporter substrate-binding protein, with protein MSRLAGIVAAFVILFGAAHSPAAAQDKTLTVFAAASMKNALDDIDAAYTAKTGVKVTVSYAASSALAKQIEQGAPADVFISADTDWMDYAIGKNNINEPTRVNLLGNSIVLIAPKDSKIDHVDIGQGFDLAKLAGDGKIATGDVKAVPVGKYAKAALEKLDAWQAAEPKFAMAESVRAALTLVARGEAVLGIVYSTDAKVEPGVKIVGTFPADSHPAIIYPVAATTTAKPETSDYLAFLRSTAAKTILEKYGFKFLVSPST; from the coding sequence ATGTCTCGTCTCGCCGGAATTGTTGCCGCCTTTGTCATCCTGTTCGGGGCAGCGCATTCGCCCGCCGCCGCGCAGGACAAAACCCTGACGGTGTTTGCCGCAGCTTCGATGAAGAACGCGCTCGACGACATCGACGCGGCCTATACCGCCAAGACCGGCGTCAAGGTCACCGTCAGCTATGCTGCCAGTTCGGCGCTCGCCAAGCAGATCGAACAGGGTGCGCCGGCCGATGTGTTCATTTCCGCCGATACCGACTGGATGGATTACGCCATCGGCAAAAACAACATCAATGAGCCCACCAGAGTGAACCTGCTCGGCAACAGCATCGTGCTGATCGCGCCGAAGGATTCCAAGATCGACCATGTCGATATCGGACAAGGCTTCGATCTCGCCAAACTCGCCGGCGACGGCAAGATCGCGACCGGCGACGTCAAGGCCGTGCCGGTCGGCAAATACGCCAAGGCGGCGCTGGAGAAGCTGGATGCATGGCAGGCGGCCGAGCCGAAGTTCGCGATGGCCGAGAGCGTGCGCGCAGCATTGACGCTGGTGGCGCGCGGCGAAGCCGTGCTCGGCATCGTCTATTCCACCGACGCCAAGGTCGAGCCCGGCGTCAAGATCGTCGGCACCTTCCCGGCCGATTCCCATCCGGCGATCATCTATCCGGTGGCGGCGACGACGACCGCGAAGCCGGAGACCTCGGATTATCTCGCCTTCCTGCGCTCGACCGCGGCGAAGACCATCCTCGAGAAATACGGCTTCAAGTTCCTGGTCAGCCCATCAACCTGA
- a CDS encoding cupin domain-containing protein codes for MNGPPAEPRRVKLIGLCCWAVAAMLLLPSAALAQKFEIKSVAEKKISQLPTGPLFWRIENFPTLAQAEAAAGPTGLAAEVAGKVWLFTLGAKGGASSGGSTVAEIGPVPPITAPEYLLRINNTGGPPGVKTPVHTHPGSETFYVLTGQLSQKSPHGESHVDAGQSMPGHGPGMPMEVSSSGTSDLNALVMFFVDATQSFSTPATMP; via the coding sequence ATGAACGGCCCCCCGGCAGAACCCAGACGCGTCAAATTAATCGGGCTTTGTTGTTGGGCCGTCGCGGCGATGTTGCTGTTGCCGTCCGCGGCGCTCGCGCAAAAATTCGAGATCAAGTCGGTTGCCGAGAAAAAGATCAGCCAACTGCCGACGGGACCGTTGTTCTGGCGGATCGAAAACTTTCCGACACTGGCACAGGCCGAGGCGGCCGCGGGCCCGACCGGATTGGCGGCCGAAGTGGCAGGCAAGGTCTGGCTGTTTACGCTCGGCGCCAAGGGCGGAGCATCTTCAGGCGGCAGCACGGTGGCCGAGATCGGGCCGGTCCCACCGATCACCGCACCGGAATATCTGCTGCGCATCAACAACACCGGAGGCCCGCCAGGGGTCAAGACACCGGTGCACACCCATCCGGGGTCAGAGACCTTCTACGTGCTGACCGGACAGTTGAGCCAGAAGAGCCCGCACGGCGAAAGCCATGTCGACGCCGGCCAGTCGATGCCCGGACACGGGCCGGGCATGCCGATGGAAGTCTCGAGCAGCGGAACCAGCGATCTGAACGCGCTGGTCATGTTTTTCGTCGACGCCACGCAGTCGTTTTCCACGCCGGCAACGATGCCGTGA
- the modB gene encoding molybdate ABC transporter permease subunit, with protein MSEITPAEWTAILLSLRVAIIATLVATPFGIALAWLLARRDFWGKAILDAAMHLPLVLPPVVTGYLLLLTFGRRGLVGAWLADHLGIVFAFRWTGAALACGVMSFPLLVRPIRLSIEAIDRRLEQAASTLGAAPWRVFATVTLPLALPGILAGMVLGFAKAIGEFGATITFVSNIPGETQTISSAIYSLIQTPDGDSAAMRLVIISIVIAMSALIASEWFARRALRRLHGN; from the coding sequence ATGTCCGAGATCACGCCGGCCGAGTGGACGGCCATCCTGCTGTCGCTACGCGTCGCCATCATCGCGACGCTGGTGGCGACACCGTTCGGCATTGCCTTGGCGTGGCTGCTGGCGCGACGGGATTTCTGGGGTAAGGCGATCCTCGATGCGGCGATGCACCTGCCGCTGGTGCTGCCGCCAGTCGTGACCGGCTACCTGCTGCTGCTGACGTTCGGCCGCCGTGGCCTCGTCGGTGCGTGGCTGGCCGACCACCTCGGCATCGTGTTCGCGTTCCGCTGGACCGGAGCCGCGCTCGCCTGCGGCGTGATGTCATTCCCATTGCTGGTGCGGCCGATCCGACTCTCGATCGAGGCGATCGACCGCCGGCTGGAACAGGCAGCAAGCACGCTCGGCGCCGCACCCTGGCGGGTGTTTGCGACCGTGACCCTGCCGCTGGCACTGCCCGGCATACTGGCCGGCATGGTGCTCGGCTTCGCCAAGGCGATCGGCGAATTCGGCGCCACCATCACCTTTGTCTCCAACATCCCGGGCGAGACCCAGACCATCTCCTCGGCGATCTATTCGCTGATCCAGACCCCCGACGGCGACAGCGCGGCGATGCGGCTTGTGATCATCTCGATCGTGATCGCGATGAGCGCCCTGATCGCCTCCGAATGGTTTGCGCGACGCGCCTTGCGGCGCCTGCACGGGAATTGA
- a CDS encoding glycine reductase — protein sequence MSGPLDDQLGFAPDYDSPVPYMQRTRDYYTAIGYTTPYRWAHYIDAPFQPLKKPLAQSRVTIVTTAAQYDPAKGDQGPGAAYNGGAKFYQVYDGDTSKQHDLRISHIGYDRKHTSATDSGTWFPLPQLLKAKAAGRIGEVAPRFFGAPTNRSHRVTIDIDAPEILARCLADKVDVAVIVPNCPVCHQTSALVARHLEANGISTVVMGCAKDIIEHAAVPRFLFNDFPLGNSAGKPQGVSSQALTLELALGLLESASGARTTMQSPLRWSEDASWKLDYNNVAQMSPEELARRRAEFDKQKEIARGNRAA from the coding sequence ATGTCCGGCCCCCTCGACGACCAGCTCGGCTTCGCGCCCGATTACGATTCTCCGGTTCCCTACATGCAGCGGACCCGCGACTATTACACCGCGATCGGCTACACCACGCCGTACCGCTGGGCACACTATATCGATGCGCCGTTCCAGCCGTTGAAGAAGCCGCTGGCGCAGTCGCGCGTCACCATCGTCACCACGGCGGCCCAATATGATCCCGCCAAGGGCGATCAGGGCCCCGGTGCGGCCTATAACGGCGGCGCCAAGTTCTACCAGGTCTACGACGGCGATACCTCCAAGCAGCACGATCTGCGCATCTCGCATATCGGCTACGACCGCAAGCACACGTCAGCGACCGACAGCGGCACCTGGTTTCCGCTGCCGCAGCTCCTGAAGGCGAAAGCCGCGGGGCGGATCGGCGAGGTCGCGCCGCGCTTTTTCGGCGCGCCGACCAATCGCAGCCATCGCGTCACCATCGATATCGATGCGCCCGAAATTCTCGCCCGCTGCCTCGCCGACAAGGTCGACGTTGCGGTGATCGTGCCGAACTGCCCGGTCTGTCACCAGACCTCCGCGCTGGTGGCGCGTCATCTCGAAGCCAACGGCATCTCGACAGTCGTGATGGGCTGCGCCAAGGACATCATCGAGCACGCCGCGGTGCCGCGCTTTCTGTTCAACGATTTCCCGCTCGGCAACTCCGCGGGTAAGCCGCAGGGCGTCTCTTCGCAGGCGCTGACACTCGAACTGGCGCTGGGCCTGCTGGAGTCCGCGTCCGGCGCGCGGACCACGATGCAGTCGCCGCTGCGCTGGAGCGAGGATGCGTCCTGGAAGCTCGACTACAACAACGTCGCGCAGATGAGCCCGGAAGAACTGGCGCGGCGCCGCGCCGAGTTCGACAAGCAGAAAGAGATCGCGCGCGGCAACCGCGCCGCGTGA
- a CDS encoding CaiB/BaiF CoA-transferase family protein, producing the protein MTRPFEGVKILDFTQVLAGPYASYQLALLGADVIKVERREGEDMRRTPLSREWADRGLAPGWQAINGNKRSLTLDLQKEEAITIVKQLAAQADVVMENFRPGVMDKLGIGYAALSAINPRLIYCAISGFGQTGPERLGAGYDGKIQALSGIMSITGHEATGPTRAGFAVCDVLSGATAAFGVSSALFQRTHTGKGQLVDVSMLEATLAFLSGQVADYSVAGHRQQLSGNQAVSRRPTANLFKAGDGYLLLAVNSEKQYRGLMTALGRADALEDPRFVDWFARQENEPALRAIIEEALSKKAPREWEKILDAAGAPCASIWKVEEVIDHPQIAARGALQEIDTPYGRLRFAGSGFQLAHGGGRLERMAPALSAHTEEVLASLGYDKSAIADLRAREIV; encoded by the coding sequence TTGACCCGACCGTTCGAAGGCGTGAAGATTCTCGACTTCACGCAGGTGCTGGCCGGCCCCTATGCGAGCTACCAGCTCGCGCTGCTCGGCGCCGACGTCATCAAGGTGGAACGGCGCGAGGGCGAGGACATGCGCCGCACGCCACTGAGCCGCGAATGGGCCGACCGTGGCCTCGCGCCGGGCTGGCAGGCGATCAACGGCAACAAGCGCAGCCTGACGCTCGACCTGCAGAAGGAAGAGGCGATCACCATCGTCAAGCAACTCGCCGCGCAGGCCGACGTGGTGATGGAGAATTTCCGCCCCGGCGTGATGGACAAGCTCGGCATCGGCTACGCGGCGCTGTCGGCGATCAATCCCCGGCTGATCTATTGCGCGATCTCGGGCTTCGGCCAGACCGGCCCTGAACGATTGGGTGCGGGGTATGACGGCAAGATCCAGGCGCTGTCGGGGATCATGTCGATCACCGGCCACGAGGCGACCGGGCCGACCCGCGCGGGCTTTGCGGTCTGCGACGTCCTGTCAGGCGCAACCGCGGCGTTCGGCGTGTCGAGCGCGCTGTTCCAGCGGACTCATACAGGCAAGGGGCAATTGGTCGACGTCTCCATGCTGGAGGCGACGCTGGCGTTCCTGTCGGGACAGGTGGCGGACTATTCGGTCGCCGGCCATCGCCAGCAACTCTCCGGCAACCAGGCCGTCAGCCGCCGGCCGACCGCCAACCTGTTCAAGGCGGGTGACGGCTACCTGCTGCTCGCGGTCAACAGCGAGAAGCAGTATCGCGGGTTGATGACCGCGCTCGGCCGTGCCGATGCGCTGGAAGACCCGCGCTTCGTCGACTGGTTTGCCCGGCAGGAAAACGAGCCGGCGCTGCGGGCCATCATCGAGGAGGCGCTGTCGAAAAAGGCCCCGCGCGAGTGGGAGAAGATCCTCGACGCCGCGGGCGCACCCTGCGCCAGCATTTGGAAGGTCGAGGAAGTGATCGATCACCCGCAAATCGCCGCGCGCGGTGCCCTCCAGGAGATCGATACGCCCTACGGCCGGCTGCGCTTTGCCGGCAGCGGCTTTCAGCTTGCCCATGGCGGCGGCCGGCTCGAACGGATGGCGCCCGCGCTCAGCGCCCATACCGAGGAGGTGCTGGCCTCGCTCGGCTATGACAAGAGCGCGATCGCGGACCTGCGCGCGCGTGAAATTGTCTAG
- a CDS encoding MFS transporter, translating to MTTIDRAETMTADVAVAPTVLSGPARRKIFLYLGILILMLAFGSPAGGLIDIPISFLLKNKLHLPAHEVAGFRLIAAIPLYLAFAFGFLRDIWNPFGMRDRGFMLLFGVISALLYVVFAFIPISYLALLVAVIVLTVSFLFVSSAQNGLTAVIGQQHAMTGQISAAWNVFLSVPTFAALLAGGALSGLLEDKGSDQAVRILFLVGAAIMFSVAAYALWRPGDVYDNVRVEYADDRHPIADLKRLVRHWPIYPAMLIWLLWNFAPGSATPLQYHLQNALHASDAQWGQWNAIFAASFIPTFIIYGILCRKFALRTLLVWGTVIAVPQMVPLIFIHSVTGALIAAVPIGLMGGIATGAYLDLIMRSCPRGLQGTTLMLATSLYYVVSRFGDLLGTHLYDHFGSFDVCVIAITAVYALMLPAIWLVPKGLIATADGQIV from the coding sequence ATGACCACGATCGACCGGGCTGAGACGATGACGGCAGACGTTGCTGTCGCGCCCACGGTCCTGTCCGGTCCGGCGCGGCGGAAAATCTTTCTCTATCTCGGCATCCTGATCCTCATGCTGGCCTTCGGCAGCCCCGCCGGCGGCCTGATCGATATTCCGATCAGCTTCCTGTTGAAGAACAAGCTGCATCTGCCGGCGCATGAGGTCGCCGGTTTCCGGCTCATCGCCGCGATCCCGCTCTACCTCGCCTTCGCGTTCGGCTTTCTCCGCGACATCTGGAATCCGTTCGGGATGCGGGACCGCGGATTCATGCTGCTGTTCGGTGTCATCAGCGCACTGCTCTATGTCGTCTTCGCCTTCATCCCGATCAGCTACCTGGCGCTGCTGGTCGCCGTGATCGTCCTCACCGTCTCCTTCCTGTTCGTCTCCAGCGCCCAGAACGGACTGACGGCCGTGATCGGCCAGCAGCATGCGATGACCGGGCAGATCAGCGCGGCGTGGAACGTGTTTCTGTCGGTCCCGACCTTCGCCGCCTTGCTCGCCGGCGGCGCGCTCAGCGGCCTGCTCGAAGACAAGGGCTCCGATCAAGCCGTCCGCATCCTGTTTCTGGTTGGCGCCGCGATCATGTTCAGCGTCGCCGCTTACGCGCTGTGGCGTCCGGGTGACGTGTACGACAACGTCCGTGTCGAATACGCAGACGATCGGCATCCGATCGCAGACCTCAAGCGGCTGGTGCGGCACTGGCCGATCTATCCGGCGATGCTGATCTGGCTGTTGTGGAATTTCGCGCCCGGCTCGGCCACGCCGCTGCAATACCATTTGCAGAACGCCCTGCATGCTTCGGATGCGCAATGGGGCCAATGGAACGCGATCTTCGCCGCCTCCTTCATTCCGACCTTCATCATCTATGGAATCCTGTGCCGCAAGTTTGCGCTGAGAACGCTGCTGGTATGGGGAACCGTGATCGCGGTCCCGCAGATGGTGCCGTTGATCTTCATCCACTCGGTGACCGGTGCCCTGATCGCCGCGGTGCCGATCGGACTGATGGGCGGCATTGCCACCGGCGCCTATCTGGATCTGATCATGCGCTCATGCCCCAGGGGTTTGCAGGGCACGACGCTGATGCTGGCAACCAGCCTCTATTACGTGGTCTCGCGGTTCGGCGATCTGCTCGGCACCCACCTCTACGATCATTTCGGCAGCTTTGACGTCTGCGTCATCGCGATCACCGCCGTCTACGCCCTGATGCTGCCGGCGATCTGGCTGGTTCCCAAAGGCCTGATCGCGACCGCCGACGGGCAGATTGTCTGA
- the ilvD gene encoding dihydroxy-acid dehydratase — translation MPAYRSRTTTHGRNMAGARGLWRATGMKNEDFGKPIIAVVNSFTQFVPGHVHLKDLGQLVAREIETAGGVAKEFNTIAVDDGIAMGHDGMLYSLPSREIIADSVEYMVNAHCADAMVCISNCDKITPGMLMAALRLNIPTVFVSGGPMESGKVSIKGKLRAVDLIDAMVAAVDPTVSDADVETIERSACPTCGSCSGMFTANSMNCLTEALGLALPGNGSVLATHADRRGLFVEAGHLIVDLARRYYEQDDETALPRKIASFKAFENAMTLDIAMGGSTNTVLHLLAAAYEGEVPFTMQDIDRLSRRVPVLCKVAPSVADVHLEDVHRAGGVMAILGELDRANLLNRGLPMVHAKSLEDALARWDIKRTKSESVRKFFMAAPGNVPTQVAFSQERRFEELDTDRETGCIRDLDHAYSRDGGLAVLSGNIALEGCIVKTAGVDDSILKFEGPARIFESQDAAVEGILGNKIKPGDVVVVRYEGPRGGPGMQEMLYPTSYLKSKGLGKVCALVTDGRFSGGSSGLSIGHLSPEAAEGGLIGLVEDGDRIKIDIPARSISLEVDDATLAKRREAMLARGADAWKPAKKRSRKITMALKAYAALTTSAARGAVRVVPE, via the coding sequence ATGCCCGCCTACCGCTCCCGAACCACGACCCACGGCCGCAACATGGCGGGCGCCCGCGGCCTCTGGCGCGCCACCGGCATGAAGAACGAGGATTTCGGCAAGCCGATCATCGCCGTGGTCAATTCGTTCACCCAGTTCGTGCCCGGCCATGTCCATCTCAAGGACCTCGGCCAGCTCGTCGCCCGCGAGATCGAGACCGCCGGCGGCGTCGCCAAGGAGTTCAACACCATCGCGGTCGATGACGGCATCGCCATGGGCCATGACGGCATGCTCTACAGTCTGCCGTCGCGCGAGATCATCGCCGACAGCGTCGAGTACATGGTCAACGCGCATTGCGCCGACGCCATGGTGTGCATCTCCAACTGCGACAAGATTACGCCGGGCATGCTGATGGCGGCGCTGCGGCTCAACATCCCGACCGTGTTCGTCTCCGGCGGCCCGATGGAATCCGGCAAGGTCAGTATCAAGGGCAAACTCCGCGCGGTCGACCTGATCGACGCCATGGTCGCGGCGGTCGATCCCACCGTCAGCGATGCCGACGTCGAGACCATCGAGCGCTCGGCCTGTCCGACCTGCGGTTCCTGCTCCGGCATGTTTACGGCCAATTCCATGAACTGCCTCACCGAGGCGCTGGGTCTTGCTTTGCCCGGCAACGGCTCGGTGCTGGCGACGCATGCCGACCGCAGGGGTCTGTTCGTCGAAGCCGGCCACCTGATCGTCGATCTGGCGCGCCGCTATTACGAGCAGGACGACGAAACCGCGCTGCCGCGCAAGATCGCGAGCTTCAAGGCGTTCGAGAACGCCATGACCCTCGATATCGCGATGGGCGGATCGACCAACACGGTGCTGCATCTCTTGGCAGCCGCCTATGAGGGCGAAGTGCCGTTCACGATGCAGGACATCGACCGGCTGTCGCGCAGGGTGCCGGTGCTGTGCAAGGTGGCGCCGTCGGTGGCCGACGTGCATCTGGAAGACGTGCATCGCGCCGGCGGCGTGATGGCGATCCTCGGCGAGCTCGATCGCGCCAACCTGCTCAATCGCGGCCTGCCGATGGTGCACGCCAAATCGCTGGAAGACGCGCTGGCGCGCTGGGACATCAAGCGCACCAAGAGCGAGAGCGTCCGGAAGTTTTTCATGGCCGCGCCGGGCAACGTGCCGACGCAGGTGGCCTTCAGCCAGGAGCGCCGGTTCGAGGAACTCGATACCGACCGCGAGACCGGCTGCATCCGCGATCTCGATCATGCCTATTCCAGGGATGGCGGCCTTGCGGTGCTGTCGGGCAACATTGCGCTCGAGGGCTGCATCGTGAAGACCGCCGGCGTCGACGACAGCATCTTGAAGTTCGAGGGGCCGGCGCGGATCTTCGAAAGCCAGGACGCCGCGGTCGAGGGCATCCTGGGTAACAAGATCAAGCCCGGCGACGTCGTCGTGGTGCGCTATGAAGGCCCGCGCGGCGGTCCCGGCATGCAGGAGATGCTGTACCCGACCAGCTACCTCAAATCGAAGGGCCTCGGAAAAGTCTGCGCGCTCGTCACCGATGGCCGTTTCTCCGGCGGCTCATCGGGCCTCTCGATCGGTCACCTCTCGCCGGAAGCCGCCGAAGGCGGCCTGATCGGCCTCGTGGAGGACGGCGATCGCATCAAGATCGATATCCCCGCGCGTTCGATCAGCCTCGAGGTCGACGATGCCACGCTGGCGAAGCGGCGCGAAGCCATGCTGGCCCGCGGCGCGGATGCCTGGAAGCCCGCCAAGAAGCGCAGCCGCAAGATTACGATGGCGCTGAAGGCCTATGCGGCGCTGACCACGAGCGCCGCGCGCGGCGCGGTGCGGGTGGTGCCCGAATAA
- a CDS encoding MFS transporter, translated as MEDVERRAIGKVMRRLIPFLILCYFVAYLDRVNVSFAKLHMNQALGFSEAAFGLGAGLFFIAYFLFEVPSNLFLERVGARVWIARIMISWGIVSAAFAFIPSISGATGASNETVFYTLRLLLGACEAGFFPGIIFYLTLWFPAVYRARVISFFMLAIPISSIVGAPISGMLLNLTGWGLEGWQWLFILEALPSVLVGLAVLFYLTDFPHQARWLQQDEIAWLENVQATEKRNKEQVEHLSLFQALTDIRILMCALVYFCLNAASYGVAFFLPTIIKNFGVSDTQTGLLAALPFIFGGIGMVLLGRHSDRTMERKGHVAVALLMAAVGIGLSGLVSHPVIVMALLCFAQIGVSAVPPMFWPLPASFLTGASAAAGIAAINSLGNLSGFAGPFAMGYLKDLTGNFTVGLLLLAGCAVIGAAVVMSLRIDVRREQASGEVALAH; from the coding sequence ATGGAAGACGTCGAACGGCGTGCAATCGGCAAGGTGATGCGGCGGCTGATACCGTTTCTGATCCTGTGTTATTTCGTTGCCTATCTCGATCGCGTCAATGTCAGCTTCGCCAAGCTGCATATGAACCAGGCGCTAGGTTTCAGCGAGGCGGCATTTGGCCTTGGCGCCGGGCTGTTCTTCATCGCCTATTTTCTGTTCGAGGTGCCTTCGAACCTCTTTCTGGAGCGGGTCGGCGCGCGGGTCTGGATTGCGCGCATCATGATCTCCTGGGGGATCGTCTCGGCCGCGTTCGCCTTCATCCCATCAATATCAGGCGCAACCGGCGCTTCGAACGAAACGGTGTTCTATACGCTTCGCCTGTTGCTCGGCGCATGCGAGGCCGGGTTCTTTCCCGGCATCATCTTTTATCTGACGCTGTGGTTCCCGGCGGTCTATCGCGCGCGCGTCATCAGCTTCTTCATGCTGGCGATCCCGATTTCATCCATCGTCGGCGCGCCGATCTCCGGCATGCTGCTGAACCTTACCGGCTGGGGACTGGAAGGCTGGCAATGGCTGTTCATTCTGGAAGCGTTACCGTCGGTCCTGGTGGGGCTCGCTGTGCTGTTCTATCTCACCGATTTTCCGCACCAGGCGCGCTGGCTGCAGCAAGACGAGATCGCCTGGCTGGAGAACGTGCAGGCAACCGAGAAGCGGAACAAGGAGCAGGTCGAGCATCTCTCGCTGTTCCAGGCCCTCACCGATATCCGCATCCTGATGTGCGCGCTCGTCTACTTCTGCTTGAATGCGGCAAGCTACGGCGTTGCGTTCTTCCTGCCGACCATCATCAAGAACTTTGGGGTGAGCGATACCCAGACCGGATTGCTGGCGGCGCTGCCGTTTATCTTCGGCGGCATTGGCATGGTGCTGCTCGGCCGGCATTCAGACCGCACCATGGAACGAAAGGGCCATGTCGCGGTGGCGTTGCTGATGGCTGCGGTCGGAATTGGATTGTCCGGGCTGGTTTCCCATCCCGTCATCGTCATGGCCCTGCTCTGCTTCGCGCAGATCGGCGTCTCCGCGGTGCCACCGATGTTCTGGCCGCTGCCGGCAAGCTTCCTGACCGGCGCCTCCGCCGCCGCGGGGATCGCCGCGATCAACTCGCTTGGCAACCTCTCGGGCTTCGCCGGTCCGTTTGCGATGGGCTACCTGAAGGATCTGACCGGCAACTTCACGGTCGGCCTGCTGCTGCTCGCCGGATGCGCCGTCATTGGCGCTGCCGTGGTCATGAGCTTGCGCATCGACGTGCGGCGCGAGCAGGCATCGGGTGAGGTCGCATTGGCGCATTAG